In the genome of Pyrobaculum islandicum DSM 4184, the window CTCTGTTGGAAATATGTTATAGAGGGGTTTTTTAAAAATCGTCGTGATGCCAATATAAAAGTTGACATAGATGTCAACGAAACAGCTGCGGCTACGTTTCTCTCAGGGTCTACAGGGTCTACAACAACAAGCGGCGCTTTAAACTTCGCCCTAGATTCAGAGAAAGTAATATATGTACGATAAGGCCTCCATCGTGATGCCGCTTTAAGAACATCTATAAATGAGCCATAATATGCAACAAGAAGCTCAGTTAAATATCCAGAAAAGCCTTCAACCTTTATTTCAGCCCCATAAACTCCAATTGTTTTCATAAAGAGCTTTAACAATCTGACATCTCGTCTCTGCTCTTCGCTGAGTTTTTCAACTAGAAACTTATGGTGAAGTGGCGTTCTATCAGCTGCCGTTATAGGTCTTTCGCCAAAGCTAATTTTATAGCATGGAACAACGTCTACTTCGTATCCATCGACAAGGAGAGAAAGATATGGGTGTTGCGCATAACGCATGCTCCATGTGACCCCCCTCTCTGAAAAGTATCTTGATAACAGCGTTATAACATCTTTTATATTTATGTTTCTGTTTGTGAGTACAATAAAGATATCTATATCGCGTTGCCCGGGTAGCCATGTAGAACGTGCACTAGAGCCGTATACGCCTATCTCCGCCTCTATCCCATATTTATTTATTGCATCGGCGATTAAGGCCTTAACTTTCTCCGTAACTTTCTTTAACTCTCTCTCTTCCTCTTCGCTAGGCGTAACGAGTTTATAGGCCTCTCTAAGTACCTCCTCTAAAGTGCTCACGTGAGATATTGTACAAAGAGGTCACTATAAATAGGCCCTCTCGGCGTTAGCACTGACTTTTTTAGTTTCACCTTATCTACTTCGATAACGCCGAATTCGGCTTCTCTATAGCGCTCAATAACCTCTCTGAGTTTATCTATGTTTCTTCCAGATTTAATTCTCCCTATAGTAAGATGAGGAGAAAATTCGCGATCCTCTCTATGTTCTGCATATTTATCTACTAAATTTCTTACTATATTTGCGAGATTGACAAGATTTTCTAAACCCTTAGAAACGCCAATCCATAATACACGAGGTTTAGCCAAGTCCGGAAATACGCCAAGTCCAGAAAGCGCGATTTTAAACTTACTGAATCTGATGGTTGTTAAGGATTTAACAATATCATTAACTCGGCTTTGAGGAATTTCTCCCAAAAAACGCAGAGTTAGATGTAAATTTTCTTTTTCTACAAGCTTTATGTCGAGACCAAGTCTTAGAACCTCTCTTTGTATTTCCTCTACTTTTTTAACAATCTCCGGATTTTCGACGTCGATAGCTACAAAAGCTCTAACCAAGGTCATGACCTCAGGTTATGTAGCCACTTAGTCAATAAGTTGCATGTAAGGGGGGTTATGAAACTAACGCCGCATCGGTCAGAATATGGACAATATACACAGGGTATTGATAACAAAGTTCTAAGCTCATTTGGGAGGGCGTCAAAATCTACTATAAAGGCCTCTACTGTCTCCTCATGTATTTTACTAAGCAGTCTATATGCCTTCTCAGTCAATCTTACTATGTATACACCTCGTTTGTTTCCGCCAACTCTTTCTCTCGCTATGAGTCCTCTTTTTTCAAGTCTAGCGAGTATGGGTAGGCCGGTCTTACTATCTATTCCAATGTACTTCCAGAGATTCCTCTGTTGATAGCTACCGCCAAGTCTCTCAAGCCCCTGTAATATCTGTATCTCAACCTCAGTAAGTACATCAGACTCTTCTGCAAACTCTTGTGTCGCCACGTCACTAAAATAGTGGTCTCCATTTAAAAATTTAAACTACACCGTGACCTCAATATATAGGATCTCCGAGAGTTCTTTCAATAGATCTCGTATAGGTCCTTCCGTGGTATCTGTAGCTTTTGCCAGCTCTTTCTGAGTCACCTCTACGCCGGCTATGTAACAGGCGTAATAAACAGCGGATGCTGCGAGAACTTGCGGCTTTCTTCCATTTCTAATACGTGGTGATGATAAAATATAGCGTAATATATCCACGGCTATACGTTGCACCTCTGCAGATTTCTCGTCGCCTATACCCAACGCCGATACAATCCTGGGTATGTATATTTTTGGATCTATACGCGGCGGTTTTATACCAAGTTTATTTGCAACACGCATAAGCTCCATATATGCTGAGATAAAAGACGAACGGTTAATTCCGAGGTTTTCTGCTAGGCTCCTTAAAGTAATTGCGGCTACCCCATGTTTCTTGAGCGTGAAATATAGAGCTGCAGCATACCCCTCAAGTCTTGGCGCCCGATATCCAGCATCATATAACTTTTTATACAACATGACAGTATCCTCTATCACAGCTTTTGGGATGTTAAGCTTCTGTTTTGCAGCTTCTAAAAACTCTCTTATGTCTACCTCTATGCGTTCAAGTGGTGTAGAGATAGGTCGTGCAAACTTCTTTAAGCTAAGCGCCTTAAGTTTATCGGCTATCTTCACATTGCCGAATTCTATATCTCCCATAGAGGAGCCTATGGGGCCTGAATACGCCCTTGATGACTCAGGTTTCCTCCACTCAGGGCCTAAATCTGCAACTCCCTCTCTTAAGACAGTTCCGCAATTCTTACATATAACTTGTCCACGTTCGTAATCAACAACTACGTCATTAACTGCGCCGCACACCGGGCAGCGGTGCTCCTCTACTTCAAATATCAGCTTTCTAGTCATTTTCTCCTCTTCTCTAAGTCCTGTAGTTTTACATACAGTGGTTGCCCTATTAAAGATTCATCGCGAACATAAGGTTTTACAAGCCCGTACGGATTTTTTATATTACCTATTACATCGTAGAGAATGCCGACTTTTTTCATCGTGTAAGTATAGATGTTTATATAAATGGGGGGAACCTCGTTAAGTTTTACCACGAGGTTCCCGAGACGTGAATAATGAAGAGCAGTTCCAATGCGTTTCATTAAAACCCCATCGCGCCCTAATTAATAATAGTTATGCCTTTCAATATCTAGGTAATATGAGGATCTCCGGCTTATTAGGACCTGAGTTCAAACACCGCCTATCCCTAGGCGACGCCTAGGGACTTTCTCTCCGCCCACGCCGTCACCAGTACCTACGATAATTCAGGCATGGGGTCATGGTGTCTGGCAGCACTTGGCCTTTCACCAGCGCCCTTCCCTCGATGTTTATCACGGCCGCCACGTCTCTACCCCCTCACTCGCAGCGGGGCAACGGAGTGCCCTCGAGACAGAGCCCCTCACAAGACGCCCCCACACCGCAGGCAAATTGAGGAAGTCCCCCTCGGGTTGACCTTGACGATTGGCATCTTCCCCTCTCTAGCCTTTTGTATAATTTCTCTTAAACATAATCATAAACCTAACTCTATAGACTCTATCTCTGAGCTTGGGTCATTAATTCTCAATATCATATACTTCGACATCTCCTTTGGCAAATTCTCGACGGCTATACGAGAGAAGTTTAAATACCCCACTGTTATTAAAAGGCTGTGAAGCTAGCCGCATTTTACAAAGGCAGAGATTTAAAAAAGCCCAGCGGCGGGAAAAAGGGAAGAGTAAGAAAAACTAAGAAGAAGGCGTTGTGTGGAGGCCCTCCACAAATACCTAAACTAGGTGAAAGAGATTTGAGACTTGTAGAGAGAGTAACAGGAGGTAACTTAAAGGTTAGAGTCAGGGAGGTAAGATATGCGAACGTTTACATTCCAAAGGAAAGGCGGCATGTAAAAGCTAAGATACTCTCAATTTTGTCAACGCCAGCAAATCCAGATTTTGCGCGTCGCAATCTTATAGTCAAAGGTGCGGTGATACAGACCGAGGTTGGCAGAGCTGTCGTCACGTCGAGACCTGGGCAAGACGGGGTTATAAATGCAGTGCTTATAGAATGAAGAAACGAGGCGGGAGAATACTCTGGCTTGTTTACCTAGACTCGTCGGTCCCTCGTTCTCGGGGTAGAATTTTGCCGCGAAGTAAAGCTGTGAGTAAGCCGACTTTACAAGAAGTTATACAGGCTTTAGAGAGACTGGGGTATAGATATCAAGTGTACCAAGATAAAAAGTATCCGGCGCTTTGGTTTGAAGAGCGGCAGGGCTACATCGTGGTAGAAACTAGTGAAAAATTACGTATACTTGCGCTTAAAGTTGCGGAAGAGGTAAGAAAACTCAGGCGTTAATGTATACAGTATTTTTTGTAGGCACAGCAGGTTCTGGTAAATCTACTCTTGTATCAACTCTCTCCACGTGGATGGAAGACCAAGGTTTTGACGTCGGCATAGTTAACCTAGATCCTGCGGTAGAGTACTTACCTTATGTGCCCGATATTGACATAAGGGATAGGATTAGCGCCAGGAAGATAATGAAGCAGTTTAAACTAGGGCCGAACGCGTCTATAATTGCGGCTGTTGATATGATAGTGACTGAGGCCGAGAGAATTAAGGAGGAGATGGAGATAATCGGGGCCCCCATTTACCTAATAGATACGCCAGGCCAAATGGAGCTTTTTGCGTTTAGACAGAGCGGTGCATATCTAGTACAAAAACTATCTGATGTCCACACCTTAGTAGTATATGTGGCAGATGCTGTCTATGCACAGTCTGTTGATGGTTTTGCTGTGACTATGTTGCTTGCTCTGTCTACCAGGATACGGTTTAAAAAACCGCAGATATTGGTAATCAACAAATCCGACCTTCTGTCAGAAGACGTACGTATAAATATTTTAAACTGGGTAGAGGATCCAACTACATTACTTGAGTCTATAGATTTACCACCTTATGAAAAGGAAATCTTACGCTCTGTCGCCAATATGGGAGGGTTTATAGAACCTCTTTTTGTTTCTGCCAAAACAAGCGAGGGCATAGACAAACTCTACTACCAACTCCAACTACACTACACTGGGGGCGAAGATGTTCAGCTACCTCCCTGATGAGGCTTGAGGTGCTCAGGAGTTACTACAAGAATCTTCTTCTTATCTCCTAAATAGGTCTCTATAACATACGCTCTACCCCTAGTACCGATCACAACGCCAACCTTCCCCTGGTAACGTCTATGCGGCGCATTTTCCACAAAGGTCGGATCTATATCTATTACAACTCTATCGCCAGGTTTGTATTCATATAAAAGGCGGGAAAGTCCGGAGAGTCCTCTTTCTCTAGGTTTCTTTCTTAATAACTTTCTGCTCTTGTAACGATAGCCATGTGTTCTCTTAACCATACGTCTCTAAAACTCGGCAGTTATTAAAATTTTAGTTTTCGGCGAATAAGTTAAAAAGGTGAGATATGATAACGTGTAGTGAGCATTAAGAAAATACGCAAATCGGAGGAGATAACTAATGCTAAGGCATTGGAAATACTAAGGACGTTGTCTACTACAACTCAACTTTCAGAAGACCAGAGAAAAACGCTTGACTATTT includes:
- the cca gene encoding CCA tRNA nucleotidyltransferase, producing the protein MSTLEEVLREAYKLVTPSEEEERELKKVTEKVKALIADAINKYGIEAEIGVYGSSARSTWLPGQRDIDIFIVLTNRNINIKDVITLLSRYFSERGVTWSMRYAQHPYLSLLVDGYEVDVVPCYKISFGERPITAADRTPLHHKFLVEKLSEEQRRDVRLLKLFMKTIGVYGAEIKVEGFSGYLTELLVAYYGSFIDVLKAASRWRPYRTYITFSESRAKFKAPLVVVDPVDPERNVAAAVSLTSMSTFILASRRFLKNPSITYFQQRQGAVIKTNVVEVVFPYPNEPPDIVWGRYKRIGRSVFNWLKQCGFRVYRWGVESDEKSYVSLIYVVEQIELPPYMLHRGPPVYDGAVDAFVEKYLDKDIIGPFVQGSRVYVIKRRRYTNISDCLKTYLGKGDYTIRINLYEGALVRKNAWIT
- the thpR gene encoding RNA 2',3'-cyclic phosphodiesterase, with the translated sequence MTLVRAFVAIDVENPEIVKKVEEIQREVLRLGLDIKLVEKENLHLTLRFLGEIPQSRVNDIVKSLTTIRFSKFKIALSGLGVFPDLAKPRVLWIGVSKGLENLVNLANIVRNLVDKYAEHREDREFSPHLTIGRIKSGRNIDKLREVIERYREAEFGVIEVDKVKLKKSVLTPRGPIYSDLFVQYLT
- a CDS encoding helix-turn-helix transcriptional regulator, whose translation is MATQEFAEESDVLTEVEIQILQGLERLGGSYQQRNLWKYIGIDSKTGLPILARLEKRGLIARERVGGNKRGVYIVRLTEKAYRLLSKIHEETVEAFIVDFDALPNELRTLLSIPCVYCPYSDRCGVSFITPLTCNLLTKWLHNLRS
- a CDS encoding TFIIB-type zinc ribbon-containing protein codes for the protein MTRKLIFEVEEHRCPVCGAVNDVVVDYERGQVICKNCGTVLREGVADLGPEWRKPESSRAYSGPIGSSMGDIEFGNVKIADKLKALSLKKFARPISTPLERIEVDIREFLEAAKQKLNIPKAVIEDTVMLYKKLYDAGYRAPRLEGYAAALYFTLKKHGVAAITLRSLAENLGINRSSFISAYMELMRVANKLGIKPPRIDPKIYIPRIVSALGIGDEKSAEVQRIAVDILRYILSSPRIRNGRKPQVLAASAVYYACYIAGVEVTQKELAKATDTTEGPIRDLLKELSEILYIEVTV
- a CDS encoding Gar1/Naf1 family protein, with product MKRIGTALHYSRLGNLVVKLNEVPPIYINIYTYTMKKVGILYDVIGNIKNPYGLVKPYVRDESLIGQPLYVKLQDLEKRRK
- a CDS encoding 30S ribosomal protein S8e, with the protein product MKLAAFYKGRDLKKPSGGKKGRVRKTKKKALCGGPPQIPKLGERDLRLVERVTGGNLKVRVREVRYANVYIPKERRHVKAKILSILSTPANPDFARRNLIVKGAVIQTEVGRAVVTSRPGQDGVINAVLIE
- a CDS encoding signal recognition particle subunit SRP19/SEC65 family protein; translation: MKKRGGRILWLVYLDSSVPRSRGRILPRSKAVSKPTLQEVIQALERLGYRYQVYQDKKYPALWFEERQGYIVVETSEKLRILALKVAEEVRKLRR
- a CDS encoding ATP/GTP-binding protein, whose product is MYTVFFVGTAGSGKSTLVSTLSTWMEDQGFDVGIVNLDPAVEYLPYVPDIDIRDRISARKIMKQFKLGPNASIIAAVDMIVTEAERIKEEMEIIGAPIYLIDTPGQMELFAFRQSGAYLVQKLSDVHTLVVYVADAVYAQSVDGFAVTMLLALSTRIRFKKPQILVINKSDLLSEDVRINILNWVEDPTTLLESIDLPPYEKEILRSVANMGGFIEPLFVSAKTSEGIDKLYYQLQLHYTGGEDVQLPP
- a CDS encoding 50S ribosomal protein L21e, translating into MVKRTHGYRYKSRKLLRKKPRERGLSGLSRLLYEYKPGDRVVIDIDPTFVENAPHRRYQGKVGVVIGTRGRAYVIETYLGDKKKILVVTPEHLKPHQGGS